A stretch of the Chanos chanos chromosome 1, fChaCha1.1, whole genome shotgun sequence genome encodes the following:
- the LOC115822883 gene encoding gap junction delta-2 protein has protein sequence MGEWTILERLLEAAVQQHSTMIGRILLTVVVIFRILIVAIVGETVYDDEQTMFICNTLQPGCNQACYDKAFPISHIRYWVFQIIMVCTPSLCFITYSVHQSAKQRERRYSTVFLTVDKDQDSMKREDSKKIKNTIVNGVLQNTENSTKEAEPDCLEVKEIPNASMRTTKSKMRRQEGISRFYIIQVVFRNALEIGFLVGQYFLYGFNVPAVYECDRYPCIKDVECYVSRPTEKTVFLVFMFAVSGFCVVLNLAELNHLGWRKIKTAVRGVQARRKSIYEIRNKDLPRMSMPNFGRTQSSDSAYV, from the coding sequence gatCCTACTAACTGTGGTGGTGATCTTTCGGATTCTCATCGTAGCGATAGTTGGAGAGACAGTTTACGACGATGAACAAACCATGTTTATTTGTAACACTTTACAACCTGGTTGTAACCAGGCGTGCTACGACAAAGCATTCCCCATATCTCATATCCGATATTGGGTATTTCAGATCATTATGGTTTGTACTCCGAGTCTTTGTTTTATTACATATTCAGTTCACCAGTCAGCAAAGCAAAGGGAGCGCCGTTACTCCACAGTGTTTCTCACGGTGGATAAGGATCAAGATTCAATGAAACGGGAAGACagtaaaaaaatcaaaaacactaTCGTAAACGGAGTACTGCAAAACACGGAGAACTCCACAAAAGAAGCTGAACCCGACTGTTTGGAAGTCAAAGAAATCCCCAATGCGTCTATGAGAACTACAAAGTCAAAAATGAGACGACAAGAGGGCATCTCAAGATTTTACATCATCCAAGTGGTTTTTAGAAACGCTTTGGAAATTGGGTTCTTAGTCGGTCAATATTTCTTGTACGGATTCAACGTCCCCGCGGTGTACGAGTGTGATCGATATCCCTGCATCAAAGATGTGGAGTGTTATGTCTCCAGGCCGACGGAAAAGACCGTGTTTCTAGTCTTCATGTTTGCGGTCAGTGGTTTCTGTGTGGTTCTGAATTTGGCAGAACTGAACCATTTGGGATGGAGGAAAATCAAAACGGCCGTGAGAGGAGTGCAGGCTAGGAGAAAGTCAATTTATGAAATTAGGAATAAAGACTTACCTCGCATGAGTATGCCCAATTTCGGTCGCACTCAGTCAAGTGACTCTGCTTACGTGTAA